The Blautia hydrogenotrophica DSM 10507 genome window below encodes:
- a CDS encoding thiamine-binding protein has product MNASVAIQSLPDAANDEELIRIVDEVIAYIKGTGLNYYVGPFETTIEGDYDELMDIVKECQHIAVRAGAPHVAAYIKVSYRPEGDVLSIEKKVTKHHQ; this is encoded by the coding sequence ATGAATGCAAGTGTAGCTATTCAGTCCTTACCGGACGCGGCAAATGATGAGGAACTGATTCGTATTGTGGATGAGGTGATTGCCTACATCAAAGGTACGGGACTGAACTATTATGTGGGACCGTTTGAGACGACCATCGAAGGGGACTACGATGAGCTGATGGATATCGTAAAGGAATGCCAGCACATTGCAGTGAGGGCAGGGGCTCCCCACGTGGCAGCTTATATAAAAGTGAGCTACAGGCCGGAAGGAGACGTGCTTTCTATTGAGAAAAAAGTTACAAAACATCACCAGTAA
- a CDS encoding ABC transporter permease: MRKKLQNITSKVWSITALAVILVVWEAVSVLGIVPSYMLPSPVAVCQAFINEFPLLMENAKVTLAEAFLGLGCGVVAGFLMAAAMDHFAKLYQALYPLVVVTQTIPTVAIAPLLVLWFGYEMLPKVILIVIVTFFPITVGLLNGFRSADKDAVNLLRSMGAGKIQIFRYIKLPGAMGQFFASLRISASYAVVGAVISEWLGGFEGLGVYMTRVKKSFAFDKMFAVILLISVISLILMKLVDLLQKRCMAWESKR, encoded by the coding sequence TTGAGAAAAAAGTTACAAAACATCACCAGTAAAGTTTGGTCGATCACAGCTCTGGCGGTGATTCTAGTGGTGTGGGAGGCAGTATCCGTGCTGGGAATTGTGCCCAGCTATATGCTGCCGTCTCCAGTGGCAGTGTGTCAGGCGTTTATCAACGAATTTCCTTTGCTGATGGAGAATGCCAAAGTGACACTGGCAGAAGCCTTTCTGGGATTAGGCTGTGGAGTGGTGGCGGGGTTTTTGATGGCTGCGGCTATGGATCACTTTGCAAAGCTTTATCAGGCACTGTACCCATTGGTGGTTGTGACCCAGACAATTCCCACGGTGGCTATCGCACCTCTTTTGGTACTATGGTTTGGATACGAGATGCTGCCAAAGGTGATTTTGATTGTCATTGTGACATTTTTTCCAATCACTGTGGGGCTTCTGAACGGCTTCCGGTCGGCGGACAAGGATGCCGTTAATCTGCTCCGTTCCATGGGAGCGGGAAAGATACAGATTTTTCGATATATTAAACTTCCTGGGGCTATGGGGCAGTTTTTTGCCAGTCTGAGAATCTCGGCGTCTTATGCGGTTGTAGGAGCTGTGATTTCTGAGTGGCTGGGAGGTTTTGAAGGTCTTGGAGTGTATATGACGAGGGTAAAGAAATCCTTCGCGTTTGACAAAATGTTTGCTGTTATATTATTGATTTCTGTTATCAGTCTGATCTTGATGAAACTGGTAGACTTGCTGCAAAAACGTTGTATGGCATGGGAATCAAAGCGATAA
- a CDS encoding ABC transporter substrate-binding protein yields MKKKILAATLSVCLLASLTACQGNKNEPKSEEKEKLTFVLDWTPNTNHTGLYVAQEKGYFSDEGLEVEIVQPPEDGADALVASGKAQFGVSFQDTMAPGVAGADALPTTAVAALVQHNTSGIISRKGEGMDRPKGLEGKKYATWNGAIETAMMKEVVEADGGDFSKVELIPNTVTDEVSALKSKSVDAIWIFYAWGGIATEEAKLATDYFAFRDIDPVFDYYTPVVIANNEFLKEEPETAKKFLRALGKGYEDAIQDPEEAASILCGEVPELDESLVLASQEYLKDYYVADAKYWGYIDPERWNGFYAWLDEKGLTEEEIPSDAGFSNDYLPGQDE; encoded by the coding sequence ATGAAGAAAAAAATACTTGCGGCGACTCTGTCTGTCTGCTTGTTGGCTTCCCTGACAGCCTGCCAGGGAAATAAAAATGAGCCCAAGTCGGAGGAAAAAGAAAAGCTTACGTTTGTCTTGGACTGGACGCCGAATACGAATCACACGGGATTGTATGTGGCGCAGGAAAAAGGCTATTTCAGCGACGAGGGGCTGGAAGTGGAGATTGTACAGCCGCCTGAGGATGGAGCAGATGCTTTGGTTGCATCTGGAAAAGCACAGTTTGGCGTGTCATTCCAGGATACCATGGCGCCAGGCGTGGCAGGGGCCGATGCTTTGCCGACGACAGCTGTGGCCGCACTGGTACAGCACAATACTTCTGGAATCATCTCTAGAAAAGGGGAAGGGATGGACCGCCCCAAAGGGTTAGAGGGAAAGAAATATGCGACCTGGAACGGTGCGATTGAGACTGCCATGATGAAGGAGGTTGTAGAAGCAGATGGTGGAGATTTCAGTAAAGTAGAGCTAATTCCCAATACAGTCACCGACGAGGTGTCGGCTTTGAAGTCAAAATCTGTAGATGCGATCTGGATTTTCTATGCGTGGGGTGGTATTGCTACTGAGGAGGCCAAGCTGGCTACAGACTACTTTGCATTTCGAGATATCGATCCGGTGTTTGACTATTATACGCCAGTAGTGATTGCGAACAACGAGTTTTTAAAAGAAGAACCGGAGACAGCGAAAAAATTTTTGAGAGCACTGGGCAAGGGATATGAAGACGCGATTCAGGACCCGGAAGAGGCGGCATCTATCCTTTGCGGGGAAGTGCCGGAATTGGATGAGAGTCTAGTTCTTGCCAGCCAGGAATATTTAAAAGATTACTATGTGGCAGATGCAAAATACTGGGGATACATTGACCCAGAGCGTTGGAACGGATTTTATGCGTGGCTGGATGAAAAAGGTCTGACAGAAGAGGAGATTCCCAGTGACGCAGGATTTTCTAACGATTATCTGCCGGGACAGGATGAGTAA